Proteins co-encoded in one Malus sylvestris chromosome 9, drMalSylv7.2, whole genome shotgun sequence genomic window:
- the LOC126582089 gene encoding uncharacterized protein LOC126582089, whose translation MPLRVLAKFIGVQLVNFHIQLYFKNTVPPIEALMSEFDAENKGDNGDVHTTYTGKGKGDDSESLMCYHLPRTKSRAAARSDIITRRVKGRKVFVELTSQSGVT comes from the exons ATGCCTCTCAGAGTGCTTGCCAAGTTTATTGGGGTTCAACTTGTTAACTTTCATATTCAATTGTATTTCAAGAACACTGTACCTCCCATTG AGGCTTTGATGTCTGAATTTGATGCGGAGAATAAGGGTGACAATGGAGATGTTCACACAACCTACACTGGCAAAGGGAAAGGAGACGACTCTGAATCATTAATGTGTTACCACTTACCA AGGACTAAGAGTAGAGCTGCTGCAAGGAGTGACATAATTACTCGCAGGGTCAAGGGGAGGAAGGTATTTGTCGAACTAACAAGCCAATCTGGAGTGACATAA
- the LOC126582088 gene encoding uncharacterized protein LOC126582088, whose amino-acid sequence MKKELPIDKIPNRRVSIFTPGWEISVGVKSTDLSQLILKEWKKKKHEQWRMKKAVEELKPLTTPHIIHIWNKVQKIRKKINSDQTTFLNTFYKHHTRLKVQRLKYKIKYSKSNWSKSIVMGKLSKLKINHENLKHQVQANGWQAWRKDEKLDN is encoded by the exons ATGAAGAAGGAACTACCTATTGATAAGATTCCAAACAGACGTGTTTCTATTTTTACACCTGGTTGGGAGATATCCGTCGGAGTAAAAAGTACTGATCTAAGCCAACTGATTCTCAAagagtggaaaaaaaaaaagcatgagCA GTGGCGTATGAAAAAGGCGGTAGAAGAATTAAAACCTTTAACAACTCCTCACATCATACACATATGGAATAAAGTCCAAAAAATTAG GAAAAAGATTAATAGTGATCAAACAACTTTTCTAAATACG TTTTACAAGCATCACACCCGTCTCAAAGTACAAAGGTTGAAGTACAAGATTAAG TATTCTAAAAGTAACTGGAGTAAAAGTATTGTTATGGGAAAATTATCGAAGTTAAAG ATTAACCATGAAAATCTAAAGCATCAAGTGCAAGCAAATGGATGGCAAGCATGGCGGAAGGACGAAAAACTTGACAACTAG
- the LOC126582087 gene encoding heavy metal-associated isoprenylated plant protein 41-like isoform X2, with protein MVATSLESQGSLLAKHWSSWSHLEELRRMGCLVLHGVDVHKMDLHPVLKWREFDVIIFNFPHAGHYSWLREKDYELIQMHRELLKGFFESARCMLSYGGEIHVTTRDDYPYNRWNVEGLAEEAGLILSDKVIFNKSAYPGYQNKRGGDMKGNQTFRLRNCYTFIFSVPDGSTYDQMSLCSEITSSGSYYMNM; from the exons ATGGTGGCCACTTCTCTTGAATCCCAAG GTTCTTTGTTGGCAAAACATTGGAGTAGTTGGTCACATTTGGAAGAGCTGAGGAGGATGGGGTGCTTGGTGCTGCATGGAGTTGATGTGCATAAGATGGACCTCCATCCTGTCCTCAAATGGAGGGAATTTGATGTCATCATCTTCAACTTTCCTCATGCAGGTCATTACTCTTGGTTACGTGAAAAGGACTATGAGCTTATTCA AATGCACAGGGAGTTGCTGAAAGGATTTTTCGAAAGTGCCCGTTGCATGCTTAGCTATGGTGGGGAAATTCATGTTACAACCCGGGATGACTACCCCTATAACAGATGGAATGTGGAAGGACTTGCGGAGGAAGCAGGCCTGATCTTGAGTGATAAAGTGATCTTCAATAAATCGGCCTACCCTGGCTACCAGAATAAGAGAGGCGGCGACATGAAGGGCAACCAAACATTTCGTCTCCGAAATTGTTACACCTTCATATTTTCTGTGCCAGATGGGAGCACTTATGATCAAATGTCTCTTTGCAGTGAAATAACCAGCAGTGGCAGTTATTATATGAACATGTGA
- the LOC126582087 gene encoding uncharacterized protein At4g26485-like isoform X1 — MERWIEHYNSSQEILLVGEGDFSFSACLARAFGSATNMVATSLESQGSLLAKHWSSWSHLEELRRMGCLVLHGVDVHKMDLHPVLKWREFDVIIFNFPHAGHYSWLREKDYELIQMHRELLKGFFESARCMLSYGGEIHVTTRDDYPYNRWNVEGLAEEAGLILSDKVIFNKSAYPGYQNKRGGDMKGNQTFRLRNCYTFIFSVPDGSTYDQMSLCSEITSSGSYYMNM, encoded by the exons atgGAGAGGTGGATTGAGCACTACAACAGCTCCCAAGAGATATTGCTTGTTGGGGAAGGTGACTTCTCGTTTTCTGCTTGCTTGGCTCGAGCTTTTGGGTCTGCTACTAACATGGTGGCCACTTCTCTTGAATCCCAAG GTTCTTTGTTGGCAAAACATTGGAGTAGTTGGTCACATTTGGAAGAGCTGAGGAGGATGGGGTGCTTGGTGCTGCATGGAGTTGATGTGCATAAGATGGACCTCCATCCTGTCCTCAAATGGAGGGAATTTGATGTCATCATCTTCAACTTTCCTCATGCAGGTCATTACTCTTGGTTACGTGAAAAGGACTATGAGCTTATTCA AATGCACAGGGAGTTGCTGAAAGGATTTTTCGAAAGTGCCCGTTGCATGCTTAGCTATGGTGGGGAAATTCATGTTACAACCCGGGATGACTACCCCTATAACAGATGGAATGTGGAAGGACTTGCGGAGGAAGCAGGCCTGATCTTGAGTGATAAAGTGATCTTCAATAAATCGGCCTACCCTGGCTACCAGAATAAGAGAGGCGGCGACATGAAGGGCAACCAAACATTTCGTCTCCGAAATTGTTACACCTTCATATTTTCTGTGCCAGATGGGAGCACTTATGATCAAATGTCTCTTTGCAGTGAAATAACCAGCAGTGGCAGTTATTATATGAACATGTGA